A region of the Aethina tumida isolate Nest 87 chromosome 3, icAetTumi1.1, whole genome shotgun sequence genome:
GACCGTGTAAGGATTTAAGTgcctttaaaactaaatacagGAAGCTGGTTTTGTAATCGTGTACTTTTATTGTAATAGTATCAGTCATTATCACTGTAATTAATTTCTGATTTATTCCACATTCTACAGCATTATCAactgtcaaatttaaatttaaaacattgtcaaaatgatatatcaaatattcatacatAAGGATCAACACACACAACAGTAATTATTCTCAAATTGTGAATTATTGCAATTTTCTATAAGATTTGGGGGATGATTTCGATTTCTATGTTTACactaaaaatcacaaactcaatctgtattatttatttaattatttcgatgaagtaatttttaataaattacaataaaaatgtatatacaaatattttatacacatcTATATACAAAGATCATTAAACGTATACAtacataacaaatatattaaataaaaggttGCGCCTCATAATTTAAGTTATGCATATTTGATTTTCTCTGGATGCCAACTCTAAAGCCTTCTTTTGCAGTAACATCTGCCGTAATGAAGACGCTTCTTCTCTCAGCGTTAAAACTTGTGCCCGCAAAATTGCGTTTTCGTGTTCTAGAATCGTTGCTTTTAAAGCAACCTAAAAGAAATTacgttatataaatatttacaatatttaaattaattcaatgtaTTTACTTGATCTTCTCTAATTTTTCGCGCATCTCTAGATTTTTTGGCTGCCTGGTTATTTCTTCTTCTCcgttcataatatttatcatccTTCTGTTCGTCTGGGATTGGTTTTTTCTCGCCACGTTGCCTTCGGAAATTTGCATTATATAATACAGAACTGGATGATGATGAATTAGTACTGGGAGAATCTGCAAGTattcaattagtttttttttttaataatttcctttAATTTGCTTACTTAATTCATCGCTTTGAAAGACGTGGAAGTGAGGTGGGTAATTGAACAAAGGTGAGCTGAGAAAGGGTTTAGAAGGTAAGTTCATGTATGTTTTATCTGTTTCTGAACAGGGAAATATTGTTGGATCTTCCACCAAAGGAGACTGTAATGCTAGATCAGAAGTGGAAT
Encoded here:
- the LOC109608624 gene encoding transcription factor ces-2 — protein: MNGQTHYGFGVAGNPLLPVSAFSAYNLLRNYNLLAAPAPDVHLKPLRSQNSTSDLALQSPLVEDPTIFPCSETDKTYMNLPSKPFLSSPLFNYPPHFHVFQSDELNSPSTNSSSSSSVLYNANFRRQRGEKKPIPDEQKDDKYYERRRRNNQAAKKSRDARKIREDQVALKATILEHENAILRAQVLTLREEASSLRQMLLQKKALELASRENQICIT